One part of the Myxococcales bacterium genome encodes these proteins:
- a CDS encoding polysaccharide biosynthesis/export family protein: MRKHPTCGVPSRGLASAVGSRLLPVSLAVSLLGLAISACAAKQYTYNYAKEPDPRSREFVVGAADLLRVNVWGQQELSVDIAVRPDGKITLPLVGDVVAAGRTPSEIRDEVQSRLTAYVKSESAKVTVGVIEIRSYRFTVSGNVEKPGQYTAPSYLTVIEALSMAGGPNRFAQSEEVVILRDYGTKKYRKIPINYETLRLGTTPDMNIVIMPNDNIVVP, from the coding sequence ATGCGGAAGCACCCGACATGCGGTGTTCCCTCGCGGGGCCTGGCCTCGGCCGTGGGCTCGAGACTTTTGCCCGTGAGTCTGGCCGTGAGTCTACTCGGCCTCGCGATTTCGGCATGTGCGGCCAAGCAATACACGTACAACTACGCGAAAGAACCTGACCCGCGAAGCCGGGAGTTCGTGGTGGGCGCGGCGGACCTGCTGCGCGTGAACGTGTGGGGCCAACAAGAGCTGAGCGTGGACATCGCGGTTCGGCCGGACGGCAAGATCACCTTGCCCCTGGTGGGTGACGTGGTAGCGGCCGGGCGTACGCCGTCCGAGATCCGCGACGAGGTTCAGTCGCGGTTGACGGCCTACGTGAAGAGTGAGTCGGCGAAGGTCACGGTCGGCGTGATCGAGATCCGGAGCTACCGGTTTACGGTGAGTGGCAACGTGGAAAAGCCGGGTCAGTACACGGCGCCCTCCTACTTGACGGTGATCGAGGCTCTCAGCATGGCAGGAGGACCGAACCGGTTCGCCCAGTCCGAGGAGGTCGTGATCCTGCGCGACTACGGTACGAAAAAGTATCGTAAGATCCCGATCAACTACGAAACGCTTCGTCTGGGCACCACGCCCGACATGAACATCGTCATCATGCCGAACGACAACATCGTGGTGCCCTGA
- a CDS encoding glycosyltransferase, whose product MMHGQNIICFAKDWTEDPTSNNHVMKGLARNNKVLWLNSIGMRTPNLANKGDVQKILRKLKSFSQGPVEVEPNLWVYTPIVLPLPHSPWATRVNREILRGTLKALRYKLGMNEFQLWTFLPNAVRHVGRLGESSVVYYCTDEFSQFSYLDGARLAEMERELCAKADVVFTTARSLWEAKRGMNPETHLALHGVDQGHFAKALAPATEVPAELRDVKTPILGFFGLIHDWIDQDLLAFVAQKRPDWTLAIIGKAQVDTSRLQRLPNVRLLGRKAYEELPAYCKAFSLGLLPFAINELTRNVNPIKLREYLSAGLPVVSTDLPEVHTFSRWAAIAHTKEEFLQACEAALATDGAALREERSRAMTEETWDAKVAEIGRVVMDALARRPAAGAAA is encoded by the coding sequence ATGATGCACGGTCAGAACATCATCTGTTTCGCGAAAGACTGGACGGAGGATCCGACCAGCAACAATCACGTGATGAAGGGGTTGGCCCGGAACAACAAGGTGCTGTGGCTCAACAGCATCGGCATGCGCACCCCGAACTTGGCGAACAAGGGAGATGTTCAGAAGATCCTCCGCAAGCTGAAGAGCTTTTCCCAGGGACCGGTCGAGGTCGAACCCAACCTGTGGGTGTACACACCGATCGTTTTGCCGTTGCCTCATTCGCCCTGGGCCACGCGCGTCAACCGCGAGATCCTGCGGGGGACCCTGAAGGCGCTTCGCTACAAGCTGGGCATGAACGAGTTTCAGCTGTGGACGTTCCTGCCAAATGCCGTCAGGCACGTGGGTCGCCTGGGAGAGTCCTCGGTGGTCTACTATTGCACCGACGAGTTTTCGCAGTTCTCTTACCTCGATGGTGCCCGTCTTGCCGAGATGGAGCGGGAGCTGTGCGCTAAGGCCGACGTCGTCTTCACCACGGCCCGCAGTCTGTGGGAGGCGAAGAGGGGGATGAACCCCGAAACGCACTTGGCCCTTCACGGTGTGGACCAAGGTCACTTTGCGAAGGCCCTCGCGCCGGCGACGGAGGTCCCCGCAGAGCTGCGCGATGTCAAAACGCCCATTCTCGGGTTCTTTGGCCTGATTCACGATTGGATCGACCAGGACTTACTTGCCTTCGTCGCGCAGAAGCGCCCGGATTGGACCTTGGCGATCATCGGCAAGGCCCAAGTGGACACGAGCCGCCTGCAACGCTTGCCGAACGTGCGGCTGTTGGGGCGCAAGGCTTACGAGGAGCTGCCGGCCTACTGCAAGGCTTTCTCCCTGGGTTTGCTCCCCTTCGCCATCAACGAACTCACACGCAACGTGAACCCGATCAAGCTGCGCGAGTACCTGTCCGCAGGGCTTCCCGTGGTGTCGACGGACTTGCCCGAGGTACACACCTTCAGCCGGTGGGCGGCCATCGCGCACACGAAAGAGGAGTTCCTTCAGGCGTGCGAGGCGGCCCTGGCGACCGATGGAGCCGCGCTTCGCGAGGAGCGGTCGCGGGCCATGACGGAGGAGACGTGGGACGCCAAGGTGGCAGAGATCGGTCGCGTCGTCATGGACGCGCTGGCCCGTCGCCCGGCGGCAGGCGCGGCGGCGTGA
- a CDS encoding fibronectin type III domain-containing protein: protein MGRLFRFGLAVAVLASAGASCRTDGDAKKDTDTDGPLMPEPPGDPGAPNRPSRLIALGASKTAVELAWTDASTDESGFVVERASARNEDWSSVGTAAANATSFSDPSLAPATTYRYRVFAQNAKGRSASSNVATATTQVDVAAPLSIPTQHPRLWFTPERLAKAKAWYAKNPFEPKDDEKDELAFKYLMTGDNALARKAIDWLKTFTLDVGRSVNDDARWSGERALLVFDWCFDEMTESERAMLIERWNGYVETLNGKDWGSSATPGPANNYFWGYLRNGIEWAIASWHENDKAPALLNHAMNERWEAFKTYGAGGGAGGVPAEGSQYGRYMLAYAAVPLTTAMLLGRNMWEETPLFKSSVFYLAHSLSPDLTTSKSGKTGYETFPYADDDGFKNGSSASSIYAGAFMGTAVDVWRDTPVGGYAQRFLDIVKPPMPHYIEAVMPAVPARSFDDMPVDYFAPGIGFFYLRNKWDKNAMVLNLQLGWPIGADHRHLDAGTFQVWRKGRWLSRETAGYDASCAMPGWKGQKEVRCPATVLHNGLLFEGYGLANAYHRGDPKVLRLESTPEHAFAAVDLTPVYLADSNHPERDLNPHAEQVIREFVFIRPLETLVVFDRMKATASPKSAEEVNKTFLLHFEAKPTVAGNVAEMKLGGQIFRATTLLPKTAESRVIDEGEAGQFRWEVDARGANPGFLLHVLQGKDEGGDDVVAKLTETPDGYEVLLKHPKNGQAKVVFQKGMTSAGGKFGFSASGDPAVTDLPVGVQEQLVTDDGPVWR from the coding sequence GTGGGGAGGTTGTTCAGGTTCGGGCTTGCGGTGGCCGTGCTGGCGAGCGCAGGCGCGAGCTGTCGCACGGATGGCGACGCGAAGAAGGATACCGACACGGACGGCCCGCTCATGCCGGAACCGCCGGGGGATCCGGGCGCACCGAACCGGCCTTCTCGGCTCATCGCCCTCGGGGCCTCCAAAACCGCCGTCGAGCTGGCGTGGACGGATGCATCCACCGATGAAAGTGGCTTCGTCGTCGAGAGGGCTTCCGCGCGCAATGAGGATTGGTCGAGCGTGGGTACGGCTGCGGCGAACGCCACCAGCTTTTCAGACCCATCGCTTGCCCCTGCCACGACCTATCGCTATCGCGTGTTCGCGCAGAACGCCAAGGGCAGGTCAGCGTCATCCAATGTGGCCACGGCCACGACTCAGGTGGATGTAGCGGCACCGCTGTCGATTCCCACGCAACACCCTCGGTTGTGGTTCACGCCCGAGCGCCTGGCCAAGGCCAAGGCCTGGTACGCGAAGAACCCCTTCGAGCCGAAGGACGACGAAAAGGACGAGCTGGCCTTCAAATACCTCATGACGGGGGACAACGCCCTTGCCCGCAAGGCGATCGATTGGCTCAAGACCTTCACGCTCGACGTGGGCCGCAGCGTGAACGACGACGCCCGCTGGTCGGGAGAACGTGCCTTGCTGGTCTTCGACTGGTGCTTCGATGAGATGACCGAGTCCGAGCGGGCCATGCTCATCGAAAGATGGAATGGGTATGTGGAGACGTTGAACGGAAAGGACTGGGGCAGCTCAGCCACCCCCGGACCCGCGAACAACTACTTTTGGGGCTACCTGCGCAACGGCATCGAGTGGGCGATTGCCAGTTGGCACGAAAACGACAAAGCGCCGGCGTTGCTCAATCACGCGATGAACGAACGATGGGAGGCCTTCAAGACCTACGGTGCGGGTGGGGGGGCGGGCGGCGTGCCGGCCGAGGGCTCTCAGTACGGTCGTTACATGTTGGCTTACGCCGCCGTTCCCCTGACCACGGCGATGCTTCTGGGACGCAACATGTGGGAAGAAACGCCGCTGTTCAAGTCCTCGGTGTTCTACCTGGCGCACTCGCTCAGCCCCGATCTCACGACGTCGAAGAGCGGAAAGACCGGCTACGAAACTTTTCCTTATGCGGACGACGACGGTTTCAAGAACGGTAGTTCTGCCTCTTCGATTTACGCCGGGGCGTTCATGGGAACGGCGGTGGATGTATGGCGGGATACGCCCGTGGGCGGTTATGCCCAGCGCTTCTTGGACATCGTGAAGCCGCCGATGCCGCACTATATCGAAGCGGTGATGCCGGCAGTGCCTGCCCGTAGCTTCGACGACATGCCGGTCGACTATTTCGCGCCAGGCATTGGCTTCTTCTATCTGCGGAACAAATGGGACAAGAACGCCATGGTCCTGAACCTCCAGCTCGGGTGGCCCATCGGCGCCGACCACCGTCACCTCGACGCGGGCACGTTCCAGGTCTGGCGCAAAGGGCGATGGCTCTCACGGGAGACGGCGGGCTACGATGCCAGCTGCGCGATGCCGGGGTGGAAGGGCCAAAAGGAGGTCCGTTGTCCCGCGACCGTGCTTCACAATGGCTTGCTGTTCGAGGGTTATGGCCTTGCCAACGCCTATCACAGGGGCGATCCCAAAGTGCTGCGTCTCGAAAGCACGCCCGAGCATGCGTTTGCGGCCGTGGACTTGACCCCCGTCTACCTCGCTGACAGCAACCACCCCGAACGCGACTTGAACCCGCATGCCGAACAGGTGATTCGCGAGTTCGTCTTCATCCGGCCCCTCGAGACCCTGGTGGTGTTCGACCGCATGAAGGCCACGGCGTCCCCCAAGAGCGCCGAGGAGGTCAATAAGACCTTCCTACTACACTTCGAGGCGAAGCCCACGGTGGCGGGCAACGTGGCCGAGATGAAGCTGGGGGGGCAGATCTTTCGTGCCACGACCCTGCTCCCAAAGACCGCTGAGAGCCGCGTGATCGATGAAGGGGAGGCTGGACAGTTCCGCTGGGAGGTCGACGCCCGGGGCGCAAATCCCGGCTTCCTGTTGCACGTCCTGCAGGGCAAGGACGAAGGTGGCGACGATGTCGTGGCCAAGCTGACCGAGACGCCGGACGGCTACGAGGTGTTGCTCAAACACCCCAAAAACGGGCAGGCGAAGGTGGTGTTTCAAAAGGGCATGACCTCAGCGGGGGGCAAGTTTGGCTTCTCCGCGTCGGGAGATCCCGCCGTCACCGATCTGCCGGTCGGCGTGCAGGAACAACTCGTCACGGACGACGGTCCGGTGTGGCGTTGA
- a CDS encoding O-antigen ligase family protein: protein MFAIPGLVGILFLVYIRPQEFIPILGRVPWIYIGLLLAAIGCALDVRRGFARLQSNPLLPWAGAYFGWAFVTLAVKAPWDILSEMLGSMVSLCLFLMVAGSLQTLRSLRIMATVLLCLSLSITLVGVHQAFAPLGCVKQSDDPTSDQLVPDGRSCEEREDCYEGNLEAGVEYRCEHIGLAGTTSVLHRVRYRGIMQDPNELAVIVSIGVPFAIALLEMRKTLPRALLVAFSVAATGLCTIFTQSRSGQLAFMAVLGVYFLRRWKALGLVLAALVAGPVMMLGGRSGDSADESTMSRYEAWDVAFELARQSPIFGMGKGQFTEFHERTAHNSMMLALGELGLVGLFFWSAVVYFAFKVPMTLLSGRSNAPPLVRLWATALLSAMCGLMVSSMFLSFSDHNIFWIYLGLVGALYAGARELMPDFRVASTAKDLLAVVAIDGVLLVFLKAYLRTKV from the coding sequence ATGTTCGCCATACCCGGCCTCGTTGGCATCCTCTTCCTGGTCTACATCCGGCCCCAGGAGTTCATTCCCATCCTCGGGCGGGTCCCCTGGATCTACATCGGCCTGCTCCTTGCAGCCATCGGCTGCGCACTGGACGTACGACGCGGGTTCGCGCGCCTGCAAAGCAACCCCCTCTTGCCCTGGGCCGGCGCCTATTTCGGGTGGGCCTTCGTCACGCTGGCTGTAAAGGCGCCCTGGGACATCCTCAGCGAGATGCTCGGCTCGATGGTCTCCCTGTGCCTCTTTTTGATGGTGGCTGGAAGCCTCCAGACCCTCCGCTCGCTCCGGATCATGGCCACCGTGCTCTTGTGCTTGAGCCTCTCCATCACCCTCGTGGGCGTGCACCAGGCCTTCGCTCCCCTCGGCTGCGTGAAGCAGAGCGACGATCCCACGTCGGATCAACTCGTACCCGATGGCCGCAGCTGCGAGGAAAGAGAGGATTGTTACGAAGGAAACCTCGAGGCAGGGGTCGAGTACCGCTGTGAGCACATCGGCCTCGCCGGCACGACCAGCGTACTTCACCGCGTTCGTTACCGCGGCATCATGCAAGATCCCAACGAGCTGGCCGTGATCGTGAGCATCGGCGTTCCCTTCGCCATCGCGCTCTTGGAGATGCGGAAGACCTTACCCCGTGCCCTGCTGGTCGCATTCTCGGTGGCGGCAACGGGGCTTTGCACCATCTTCACCCAATCGCGCAGCGGACAGCTGGCATTCATGGCCGTCCTGGGGGTGTACTTTTTGCGCCGCTGGAAGGCGCTCGGCCTTGTGCTCGCCGCCTTGGTGGCGGGGCCCGTCATGATGCTCGGGGGGCGTTCGGGAGACAGCGCCGACGAATCCACGATGAGTCGCTACGAGGCCTGGGACGTTGCGTTCGAGCTGGCGCGGCAGTCACCGATCTTTGGCATGGGAAAAGGCCAGTTCACGGAGTTTCACGAACGCACGGCACACAATTCCATGATGCTCGCGCTGGGCGAATTGGGGCTCGTGGGCCTGTTCTTCTGGAGCGCCGTGGTCTATTTCGCATTCAAGGTACCCATGACCCTGCTCTCCGGGCGCTCGAACGCGCCTCCCCTGGTCCGCCTGTGGGCCACGGCTCTGCTATCGGCCATGTGCGGGCTCATGGTATCTTCCATGTTCCTTTCGTTTTCGGATCACAATATTTTTTGGATCTACCTGGGGTTGGTGGGAGCCCTCTATGCGGGAGCGCGTGAGCTGATGCCAGACTTTCGCGTGGCCAGCACCGCCAAAGATCTCCTGGCGGTGGTGGCCATCGACGGGGTGTTGTTGGTGTTTCTCAAGGCGTACCTACGCACGAAAGTTTAA
- a CDS encoding MBOAT family protein produces the protein MNYNTLGFWLFFLAVFVPYWRLSHRGQNRLMLGASYVFYGFWDYRFLFLVLFSTIIDFVGGLGVAGVALSRRALRRLGALVIGAGFLLCSGIDYELLRRGLETHNASAVRAALPQSLADLWIPFSLVALSLAYGFVLPTLMRLPEVRRRKVFLVISMIANLGLLGFFKYFDFFVGSFATLLDRMGMSTSLHTLGILLPAGISFYTFQAMSYTIDIYRGDAQPTRDFGDFALFVCFFPHLIAGPIMRAHTLLPQVVEPRTVTRQMMREGTWLIAVGLFRKVVIADNLAQVANAIFFPYGAGQGSGLHGPETLVGIYAFALQIYGDFSGYSSMARGISKFFGYELVVNFNQPYLAQSPSDFWKRWHISLSTWLRDYLYIPLGGNRGGNRKLYRNLMITMLLGGLWHGASWTFVAWGFFHGIVLCLFRVLQIPDTVPEGAFGATWRRPLRILGMFHLTCVGWLLFRADNFQAAYHMAGRVLTDFHYTPFVGSALALMAFLAFPLLFIERLIEGERRIERVGAWPWTGRALAYVYVVVMVLFFHAEKAVEFIYFQF, from the coding sequence GTGAATTACAACACGCTCGGATTTTGGCTGTTCTTCCTGGCGGTTTTCGTTCCCTATTGGCGACTGTCGCACAGGGGACAAAACCGGCTCATGTTGGGGGCGAGCTATGTCTTCTACGGTTTTTGGGACTACCGGTTTCTGTTCCTCGTCCTGTTTTCGACCATCATCGATTTCGTCGGGGGGCTCGGGGTTGCCGGCGTGGCTCTGTCGCGCAGAGCGCTGCGACGCCTCGGCGCCCTGGTCATCGGCGCGGGGTTCCTCCTGTGTAGCGGCATCGACTACGAGCTCCTGAGACGCGGTCTGGAGACCCACAACGCGTCGGCCGTCAGGGCGGCCTTGCCGCAGAGCCTGGCGGATCTGTGGATCCCGTTTTCCCTCGTGGCGCTGAGCCTGGCCTACGGATTCGTGCTTCCCACGCTGATGCGTCTGCCGGAGGTCAGGCGTCGCAAGGTGTTCCTGGTGATCAGCATGATCGCCAACCTGGGCTTGCTGGGTTTCTTCAAGTACTTCGACTTTTTCGTGGGCAGCTTCGCCACCCTGCTCGACCGCATGGGGATGTCCACATCGCTCCACACACTCGGCATCCTGCTGCCTGCGGGGATCAGCTTCTACACCTTCCAGGCGATGAGCTACACCATCGACATCTACCGCGGGGACGCCCAACCCACCCGCGACTTCGGCGACTTCGCCCTCTTCGTCTGCTTCTTTCCTCACCTGATCGCGGGGCCCATCATGCGCGCCCACACCCTGTTGCCGCAGGTGGTGGAGCCTCGCACGGTGACACGGCAGATGATGCGAGAAGGAACCTGGCTCATCGCCGTGGGGTTGTTTCGGAAGGTGGTGATCGCAGACAACCTTGCGCAAGTGGCGAATGCCATCTTCTTCCCCTACGGCGCGGGCCAGGGCAGCGGCCTTCACGGGCCCGAGACCCTCGTGGGAATCTACGCGTTTGCGCTCCAGATCTACGGCGACTTTTCCGGCTATTCCTCGATGGCCCGCGGGATATCGAAGTTCTTTGGTTACGAGCTGGTCGTGAACTTCAACCAGCCCTACTTGGCCCAAAGCCCAAGTGACTTCTGGAAGCGGTGGCACATCAGCCTCTCAACCTGGCTGCGGGACTATCTGTACATCCCCCTGGGAGGAAATCGCGGCGGAAACAGAAAGCTGTACCGAAACCTCATGATCACGATGCTGCTCGGCGGACTGTGGCACGGCGCCAGCTGGACCTTCGTGGCCTGGGGTTTCTTCCATGGCATCGTCTTGTGCCTCTTCCGCGTGCTCCAGATTCCAGACACGGTACCCGAGGGCGCCTTCGGGGCGACCTGGCGCCGTCCTCTGCGCATCCTGGGTATGTTCCATCTCACCTGCGTCGGATGGTTGCTGTTCCGGGCCGACAACTTCCAGGCGGCTTACCACATGGCCGGCAGGGTCCTCACGGACTTCCACTACACGCCCTTTGTGGGGTCGGCGCTCGCTTTGATGGCGTTTTTGGCCTTTCCCCTCCTCTTCATCGAACGGCTCATCGAAGGTGAACGGCGTATCGAGAGAGTGGGGGCATGGCCCTGGACCGGGCGGGCGCTGGCGTACGTGTACGTGGTGGTCATGGTTCTGTTCTTCCACGCGGAGAAAGCCGTTGAGTTCATCTACTTCCAGTTCTAG
- a CDS encoding glycosyltransferase family 2 protein encodes MLGLAFACLGLLVYTYVGYPLLVALAARLWPAPRVTASSETPLVSVCLPVFNAEGFIDAKLESLLGLDWPAQALEVLVFDDGSSDGTAAALAAWERKEPRVRLFQGEGRAGKPSALNRLAAEARGEVLFLTDVRQLLHPAALRALVRILLTPDVGMVSGNLELRGAAGSGMYWRYEKWIRANEARFRSLVGVSGAVAAVRKADLPALPADLILDDVYTPMCLRLAGRRVVLAQDALAYDEAFEDDREFARKVRTLAGNFQLFAKLPRLLVPIVNPSWFETVSHKLARLLCPVGLFGLLLASVALSVVPPAEEPRFVSSQAAGVALLLGQSAFYVGALAGRRAGKLGTLCRTFVVLHMAVVVGFYRFLRGRQRVTW; translated from the coding sequence GTGCTCGGGCTGGCGTTCGCGTGTCTGGGGCTCTTGGTCTACACCTACGTGGGGTATCCATTGCTCGTCGCCCTGGCCGCGCGGCTGTGGCCGGCGCCCCGGGTGACGGCATCAAGCGAGACACCTCTCGTTTCCGTATGCCTGCCGGTGTTCAACGCCGAGGGGTTCATCGACGCGAAGCTCGAGAGCCTCTTGGGGCTGGACTGGCCCGCGCAGGCGCTCGAGGTGCTGGTGTTCGATGACGGGTCTTCGGACGGTACGGCGGCGGCGCTTGCGGCCTGGGAACGGAAGGAGCCGCGCGTACGCCTGTTTCAAGGTGAGGGTCGAGCGGGCAAACCTTCGGCGTTGAACCGCCTTGCGGCCGAGGCCCGCGGCGAGGTGCTCTTCCTCACAGACGTGCGCCAACTTCTTCATCCGGCGGCGCTTCGTGCGCTCGTCCGGATCCTCCTGACGCCGGATGTGGGGATGGTGAGTGGCAACCTCGAGCTCCGGGGCGCAGCGGGCAGCGGTATGTACTGGCGTTATGAAAAGTGGATTCGAGCCAACGAAGCTCGTTTCCGCTCGCTGGTCGGCGTGTCAGGGGCCGTGGCGGCGGTACGCAAAGCCGACCTGCCCGCCTTGCCAGCGGACCTCATCCTCGACGACGTGTATACGCCCATGTGCTTGCGCCTCGCCGGTCGTCGCGTGGTCCTTGCCCAGGATGCCCTGGCTTACGACGAGGCCTTCGAGGACGACCGGGAATTCGCGCGCAAGGTGCGCACGTTGGCTGGTAATTTTCAGCTCTTTGCGAAGCTGCCACGCCTGCTCGTGCCCATCGTGAACCCCTCTTGGTTCGAGACGGTGTCACACAAGCTGGCGCGGTTGCTTTGTCCGGTGGGGCTCTTCGGTCTCCTTCTCGCCAGCGTGGCGTTGTCCGTCGTGCCGCCCGCCGAGGAGCCTCGGTTCGTCTCGTCGCAGGCGGCAGGCGTGGCGCTGCTCTTGGGCCAATCCGCGTTCTATGTGGGCGCTCTCGCGGGTCGCCGTGCGGGCAAGCTGGGTACCCTGTGCCGCACCTTCGTGGTGCTTCACATGGCCGTCGTGGTGGGGTTTTACCGTTTTCTGCGCGGGCGCCAGCGGGTGACCTGGTAA
- a CDS encoding glycosyltransferase, protein MSKGLVRELEALGVPSPRIALVPNGVDRSVFAPRPQVQARRDLAQAVEGKLVLYVGALKVTKGVRELFEAFASLAGARPDLRLTLVGGGELRAEGERLATRHPGRVYLPGPLPAREVAAWMAAADVVTLPSWNEGTPNVLIEAMASGRPVVATHVGGIPDLVRHPGLGCLVPPHDSGALRSALERVLYGAGETSAGASLDPQEIASFAPGDWRDSARQLLSVLKAAALS, encoded by the coding sequence GTGTCCAAGGGCCTCGTGCGCGAGCTCGAGGCGCTCGGCGTGCCTTCCCCGCGTATCGCCCTCGTCCCCAACGGCGTGGACCGGTCTGTCTTCGCTCCCCGTCCGCAGGTTCAGGCCCGCAGGGATCTCGCGCAAGCCGTGGAGGGCAAACTGGTCCTTTACGTGGGGGCGCTCAAGGTCACCAAAGGTGTGCGCGAGCTGTTCGAGGCCTTCGCGTCACTGGCTGGGGCGCGCCCCGATCTGCGCCTCACCCTGGTAGGGGGAGGTGAGTTGCGCGCAGAAGGAGAGCGTTTAGCTACCCGCCATCCGGGCCGCGTGTACCTGCCCGGCCCGCTTCCGGCGCGCGAAGTTGCGGCGTGGATGGCCGCTGCAGATGTCGTGACGCTACCGAGCTGGAACGAAGGCACCCCCAACGTGCTCATCGAAGCCATGGCTTCGGGACGGCCCGTGGTTGCCACACATGTAGGGGGCATTCCCGATCTGGTTCGTCATCCGGGCCTCGGGTGCCTTGTTCCTCCGCACGACTCCGGCGCGTTGCGGTCCGCCCTCGAACGCGTTCTCTACGGCGCGGGCGAGACCTCCGCCGGGGCGTCCCTCGATCCGCAGGAGATTGCCTCGTTTGCTCCCGGCGATTGGCGGGACAGCGCACGACAGCTGCTGAGTGTTTTGAAGGCGGCCGCCCTCAGCTGA
- a CDS encoding sugar transferase — MRLGVRLIKRVFDIACSATGLAITVPFYPLIAGAIYLESPGPVFYKQRRVRRLLGGGAGGKDLEFEDFEILKFRTMVLDAEKNGAQLAAKADRRVTRVGRFLRKTRIDELPQLWNVWKGDMSMVGPRPERPEILQQLALAIPYFEERTRGVKPGLTGLAQVCLGYTGEADPKSEIGAYLKDLTNPFGIPEAEGALADDMRVKLLYDLAYCASLEDLKSFARTELEILLKTPLVMLRGSGQ; from the coding sequence GTGAGATTGGGAGTCCGCCTGATTAAGCGCGTGTTCGACATCGCCTGTTCGGCGACAGGACTGGCCATTACTGTACCATTTTACCCCCTGATTGCAGGGGCCATCTACCTCGAAAGTCCTGGCCCGGTGTTTTACAAGCAGCGCCGGGTTCGTCGCCTCCTGGGGGGAGGTGCTGGTGGCAAGGACCTCGAGTTCGAGGACTTCGAGATCCTCAAGTTTCGCACCATGGTGCTGGACGCCGAAAAGAACGGCGCTCAGCTGGCCGCCAAGGCGGACAGGAGGGTCACCCGGGTCGGCCGCTTTCTGCGCAAGACCCGCATCGACGAGTTGCCACAACTGTGGAACGTGTGGAAAGGGGACATGAGCATGGTGGGGCCGCGCCCCGAGCGCCCCGAGATCTTGCAACAATTGGCGCTGGCGATCCCTTACTTCGAGGAGCGCACCCGGGGGGTCAAGCCAGGGCTTACGGGGTTGGCCCAGGTCTGTCTGGGCTACACCGGCGAGGCGGATCCGAAGAGCGAGATCGGCGCCTACCTCAAGGACCTGACCAACCCCTTTGGGATTCCCGAAGCCGAGGGCGCGTTGGCCGACGACATGCGGGTCAAGTTGCTCTACGATCTTGCCTACTGTGCCTCTCTCGAAGACCTCAAGAGTTTCGCGCGCACCGAGCTCGAGATCTTGCTCAAGACGCCTCTCGTCATGCTCAGGGGGAGTGGTCAATGA